Proteins from a single region of Lampris incognitus isolate fLamInc1 chromosome 16, fLamInc1.hap2, whole genome shotgun sequence:
- the rpusd2 gene encoding RNA pseudouridylate synthase domain-containing protein 2, whose protein sequence is MAQTGAVEEGNLAEVIATKENKASETGGKRKHEGDEPERSGRAKKKRGGGGKKLRPGERYVPPPQKRNPGVSFNKEHFDETSYYFEGGLRKVRPYFFDFKGYCKGRWIGKTLLEVFKSEFRAESIDYYQSAVKEGRIRLNEAPVEDLTSVTLRNNDLMRNTVHRHEPPVVGTPIEVLVDDGEVLVVDKPASIPVHPCGRFRHNTVIFILGKERGISGLHTIHRLDRLTSGVLLFARTLEMSKKLDQLVRDRKLEKEYVCRVDGEFPEGELVCEEPILVVSFKVGLCRVDPKGKECRTVFQRLSYNGSTSVVRCLPLTGRTHQIRVHLQYLGFPILNDPIYRSSAWGPHRGKGGLVGKSDEEVLKALVEEHRSKESLHLLDIPEDGLCGASKKSNAQGQQDIKFGSSNSLLNEVSQDTSSTEIDPTANLNSGLPTESQCVVPTELHQNQKGATKSQHTSQGTRDHLCSECKLVRPDPTEKELVMYLHALRYKGPDFEYSTRLPDWAKEDWSEVE, encoded by the exons ATGGCGCAAACgggagcagtggaggaaggcaACCTTGCGGAGGTGATCGCCACCAAGGAGAACAAGGCGTCAGAGACTGGTGGTAAACGCAAACACGAGGGAGACGAACCTGAGAGAAGCGGTCGAgcgaaaaagaaaagggggggtggaggAAAGAAACTTCGTCCAGGTGAAAGATATGTTCCCCCTCCCCAGAAGCGGAACCCCGGCGTTAGCTTCAACAAGGAGCATTTTGATGAGACGTCTTATTATTTCGAGGGGGGCCTCCGCAAAGTGCGCCCCTATTTCTTCGACTTCAAAGGATACTGTAAAGGTCGATGGATCGGGAAAACTCTTCTCGAGGTTTTCAAAAGTGAATTTAGGGCCGAGTCCATAGATTATTATCAGAGCGCTGTCAAAGAGGGCCGCATCCGACTGAACGAGGCCCCTGTGGAGGACCTTACGTCCGTAACGCTTAGG AACAATGACCTCATGAGGAACACAGTACATCGCCATGAGCCGCCTGTGGTTGGGACGCCCATAGAAGTTTTGGTAGACGATGGTGAGGTGCTGGTGGTCGACAAACCTGCCTCCATTCCAGTCCACCCCTGTGGTCGTTTCCGCCACAATACAGTGATTTTCATCCTGGGAAAGGAGAGGGGTATCTCTGGGCTCCATACCATCCACAGATTGGACAGGCTTACTTCTGGAGTGCTGCTGTTTGCCAGAACATTGGAGATGTCAAAGAAGCTGGATCAGTTGGTGAGAGACAGAAAA CTCGAGAAGGAATACGTGTGCAGAGTGGATGGGGAGTTCCCAGAGGGTGAACTGGTCTGCGAAGAGCCCATTTTGGTTGTCTCCTTCAAGGTTGGTCTCTGTCGAGTTGACCCCAAGGGAAAGGAATGCCGGACTGTTTTCCAAAGGCTTAGCTATAACGGCAGCACCAGTGTAGTCCGCTGCTTGCCCCTGACCGGTCGTACACATCAGATTCGAGTCCACCTCCAGTACCTGGGATTCCCCATTCTTAATGATCCCATCTATCGGTCTTCAGCTTGGGGCCCTCACAGAGGCAAGGGGGGTTTGGTGGGGAAGAGTGACGAGGAGGTGCTTAAAGCTCTGGTGGAGGAGCATCGTTCTAAGGAAAGTCTGCACCTGTTAGATATACCTGAAGATG GACTCTGTGGTGCCTCAAAAAAATCAAATGCACAAGGGCAACAGGACATTAAATTTGGCTCAAGCAACTCTTTACTTAATGAGGTGAGTCAGGACACCAGCAGTACAGAGATAGACCCCACGGCCAACCTTAACAGTGGCTTGCCTACAGAGTCACAATGTGTTGTACCGACTGAATTGCACCAGAATCAGAAAGGGGCTACTAAATCTCAGCACACCTCTCAGGGGACCAGAGACCACCTGTGCAGTGAATGTAAGTTAGTACGACCAGACCCCACTGAGAAGGAACTTGTCATGTACCTGCATGCATTGCGCTACAAGGGACCTGACTTTGAATATTCCACACGCTTGCCTGATTGGGCCAAAGAGGACTGGAGTGAGGTTGAATAG
- the pkdccb gene encoding extracellular tyrosine-protein kinase PKDCC isoform X1: MPLMGNPLCAAALLAFVVISVLVSLLIGSLQHGSKAKSGYVSNGTLGEEFAPRHGELIYQLNERRKEIMPLLATAGQGSRGQPSASSLFPQQYQPPAADSDLGPRSELTDGSGLTGVDEMGCDSLVDVRAVDILGSGYTKLVVRVFLSEDQPAALKFVNEQGSDMEKCLQEFEDPRGCYELVSYKLKKEIVLLQRLQHPNIIKLRGHCMEDAGGGEEEGEGERGGGRVTAILEQGHPLQMIQLLQSPWEERFKVCLDLVRLLHFLSRSPLGSVALLDFQPRQFVTVSGELKLTDLDDATVEEPACQTDADCTLQFPHRHFSLPCSARGVCEGLNEKRNLYNAYRYFFTYLLPHQAPPGLTHLVDHIMNSTGELRADINQTLEAFEHILLLYKSGLHLDNLPPSILKDYTVMHGMRTSGSVEYRCWLSYTHQGCVLSVHNATEAASICNSHSQCTTFCLTGERTWSGRHLASFYSGFSSLVPDGMSEVYLRKASPPETATV; encoded by the exons ATGCCCCTGATGGGCAACCCGCTATGTGCGGCCGCGCTCCTGGCTTTCGTGGTTATTTCCGTGCTGGTGTCGCTGCTGATTGGTAGTTTGCAGCATGGCTCTAAAGCCAAGTCGGGATACGTCTCCAATGGGACTCTTGGCGAGGAGTTTGCTCCGCGACACGGTGAGCTGATTTATCAGCTCAACGAGAGACGCAAAGAAATCATGCCGCTGCTCGCAACCGCCGGCCAGGGAAGCAGGGGACAGCCGTCGGCGTCTTCGCTTTTCCCGCAGCAGTACCAGCCACCAGCGGCAGACTCGGATCTCGGCCCGAGGAGCGAGCTTACGGATGGGTCCGGACTAACGGGCGTGGACGAGATGGGCTGTGATTCGCTGGTGGACGTGCGGGCGGTGGACATCCTCGGGTCTGGATATACGAAGCTGGTTGTCAGGGTGTTTCTAAGCGAGGATCAGCCCGCGGCGTTGAAGTTCGTGAACGAGCAGGGCAGCGACATGGAGAAGTGCCTGCAGGAATTCGAAGACCCCCGTGGCTGCTACGAGCTCGTCTCGTATAAACTGAAGAAGGAAATTGTCCTGTTGCAGAGGTTGCAGCATCCAAACATCATAAAG CTGAGAGGTCACTGTATGGAGGATGCAGGAGGAggggaagaagaaggagaaggagaaagaggtgGAGGGAGAGTCACGGCCATCCTGGAGCAGGGGCATCCACTCCAGATGATTCAGCTGCTGCAGAGCCCCTGGGAGGAGAGATTTAAG GTGTGTCTGGATCTAGTCAGGCTCCTGCACTTCCTCTCCCGCTCCCCCTTGGGCTCCGTGGCTCTTTTGGACTTCCAGCCGCGGCAGTTTGTGACGGTGTCCGGGGAGCTGAAGCTGACAGACCTGGACGACGCCACCGTGGAGGAGCCGGCCTGTCAGACAGATGCAGACTGCACGCTGCAGTTTCCCCACAGACACTTCTCCCTGCCCTGCTCGGCCCGGGGAGTGTGTGAGGGGCTGAACGAGAAAAGAAACCTCTACAACGCCTACAG GTATTTCTTCACCTACCTGCTGCCTCACCAGGCCCCGCCAGGCCTCACACACCTGGTAGACCACATCATGAACTCCACAG gggagcTAAGAGCTGACATCAACCAGACCCTGGAGGCCTTTGAACACATCCTCCTCCTCTATAAGTCTGGTCTGCACCTGGACAACCTGCCTCCATCAATACTCAAAG ATTACACAGTGATGCATGGCATGAGGACCTCTGGTAGTGTGGAGTACAGATGCTGGCTGTCTTATACCCACCAGGGATGTGTGTTGTCTGTCCACAACGCCACAGAGGCAGCGTCCATTTGTAACTCTCATTCTCAGTGTACCACCTTCTGCCTCACCGGTGAGAGGACGTGGTCAG GACGCCACCTGGCCTCCTTCTACAGCGGCTTCAGCAGTCTCGTGCCTGATGGGATGTCCGAGGTGTATCTGAGGAAAGCCAGCCCCCCTGAGACGGCTACTGTGTGA
- the disp2 gene encoding protein dispatched homolog 2, with the protein MDACSIVGESADATVVDDSPADEGEIQQASQSEIPAVSLCPPDGVCATDAQLTGIQSEEDRRDSCSSLARPSSSSSCQLYHQVPQSPSATAFHSPQPRGCQCCDHHKPIKSNTCHDCHALAADRRADHLAGDMAVKAGHSCSSSHQASCHSTVRCHWLHGSHESGSHKQMQRHVVTVRDGGLYWLPKNYSQVIVDHPFAVLIGCALVLLGCSLTGLFIGPLPDFSDPLLGFEPRGTYIGVRQSSLAKLLANTGPGRTLSPFPRQPSESGDAGDGQGSSRQRTRRMLDRDSSPDTFLCDAPGERFAQLVFRSGNSASLWSLKAIYSMCEMEHAKIRSQARFQDMCKQHARAASEERLSGGSCCPSWSLGNYLAVLTNASSCLSLTSQQVSDSLSLLRYCALHYHDGHLVEACVQRPKHGSCALVPSRCKQSPVVFQILHFLVDKDFLGPQTVEYQIPSLKYSLLFLPVEKGDHMMDIYMNSLQGQDLTYKNTTITGMDLGIKQRLFKYYLAWDSVYPVLAVVFLFFTMALYLKSLFIAVLSVLATTGSLLTSYFLYKVVFRLTFFPLLNLSAALILLGSCSNQVFTFADFWTLQLSQNPSASLEKRVNRAMQEVGYLIVASGLTSSIAFFSGYLSSITAIRCFSVYLGTASLINSLSALMWLPCSFILHERYTVASSASVAVQGWKPCCSKNPGGFWDTSAWRRCLFTIGRKLRGLKMGLTDTSNLLFLKILPCGVVKFRYIWMCWFAALAAGGTYISCIDPGMKLPTLDSRATQLFRSSHPFERYDIEYRHMFMFERQRNGEDKLVPVKLVWGITPNDNGDHLNPSSNGTLVLDPDFNISSPDAQVWLRDLCGRIQNQSFYSPPSSVGKALETDNVCLVEQLIHWVSARRCSESEDTLHFCCNDIPFPYPPNVFEQCLSKMLAERHAAGHLATNGGLYFQPDGRVAALVLAFKTTYLYSFNFSRTSLLYREIFSWFNREISGAPQGLDKGWFISQFSLFDLQQSLSSETLVVAGFSVSLTFASFLLTTWNILLSIYGTVAVGGSVFVTVGLLVLLEWQLSGIEALFISAAAGLSVDFIANYCISYSSAPHSDRIGRVAHSTKRMGCPVAIGCGAFFCMGIIMLPATALLFRKLGIFLFLVKCVACGFATFFFQSLCCFFGPQKDCGRIMLPCLSEQVTDGVLSCSAAEPNSSSASAANGSFGRSRVRRSYDKDASGYLYPNHHQRQQRQKHLGVAGVSCGRGPEQYELQPLAYRLSDSFENSTCTSKLSNRPSVLSDEIEYCGRDAERNCTEEDSEEIGSHHHKVCHPPPALQTSSPYKESSLQPKRVPQEDLTKDRMLCKTCRCESGGVRQWRGASFSSTPSMEETIISQTLESIDQLSLCNEGNASEKRHHHQPYKVAIAYQSQSSCEGLEDSNETCLSDIEPRPSSAQQTEGQGEVQLQPGHLNGKRGTLRLSLKETVYETSLSGCGKGRTSQSEEIVILPNSKPDLPDVWIKRDGQREDTC; encoded by the exons ATGGATGCTTGCTCGATCGTCGGGGAGAGCGCGGATGCGACTGTAGTGGACGACTCTCCGGCGGATGAAGGGGAAATACAACAGGCTTCTCAAAG tgAGATCCCGGCGGTGTCTCTGTGCCCTCCTGATGGCGTTTGTGCCACCGACGCCCAGCTGACAGGCATCCAGTCTGAAGAGGATCGGCGCGACAGCTGCAGCAGCCTCGCacgaccctcctcctcctcctcctgccagcTTTATCACCAA GTCCCCCAAAGTCCTTCAGCTACGGCCTTCCATTCACCTCAGCCCAGAGGATGTCAGTGCTGCGACCATCACAAGCCAATTAAATCCAACACCTGCCATGACTGTCATGCACTGGCAGCAGACCGCCGAGCTGACCATTTAGCGGGGGACATGGCAGTGAAAGCAGGACATAGCTGTAGTTCTTCCCATCAGGCATCCTGTCACAGCACAGTGAGATGTCACTGGCTTCACGGGTCACATGAAAGCGGGTCACACAAACAGATGCAACGGCATGTGGTTACAGTTAG GGATGGAGGACTTTACTGGCTCCCCAAAAA TTATTCCCAAGTGATTGTAGACCATCCGTTCGCGGTGCTGATAGGTTGTGCTCTGGTGCTCCTGGGATGCTCGCTGACTGGCCTGTTCATTGGTCCGTTGCCAGACTTCTCTGACCCGCTCTTG GGTTTTGAACCAAGGGGAACCTATATAGGGGTCCGCCAATCCAGTCTGGCCAAACTGCTGGCGAACACAGGACCAGGGAGAACCCTGTCTCCTTTTCCAAGACAGCCCAGTGAAAG TGGAGATGCCGGTGACGGACAGGGGTCCTCCAGACAACGCACCAGGAGGATGTTGGACAGAGACTCGTCCCCGGATACTTTTCTCTGTGATGCTCCAG GGGAGCGTTTTGCTCAGCTGGTGTTTCGCTCAGGAAACTCGGCCAGTCTCTGGAGCTTGAAGGCCATCTACTCCATGTGTGAGATGGAGCATGCTAAG ATCCGCTCCCAGGCCCGGTTCCAGGACATGTGCAAGCAGCATGCACGAGCAGCGTCCGAGGAAAGGTTGTCCGGGGGCAGCTGCTGTCCTAGCTGGTCTCTGGGGAATTACTTGGCCGTCCTAACCAATGCTTCCTCATGCCTCAGCCTCACTTCACAGCAG GTGTCTGATTCCCTGAGCCTGCTCCGGTACTGTGCTCTACACTATCATGACGGACACTTAGTGGAAGCCTGCGTCCAGAGACCAAAGCATGGCAGCTGTGCCTTGGTGCCGTCCCGTTGCAAACAATCCCCGGTGGTGTTTCAGATCTTACACTTCCTTGTTGATAAGGATTTCCTTGGCCCACAGACTGTTGAATACCAAATCCCTTCCCTGAAATATAGCCTTCTATTCCTCCCTGTGGAGAAAGGAGATCATATGATGGACATATACATGAATAGTCTCCAAGGCCAGGATCTAACATATAAGAATACAACTATCACTGGTATGGATCTTGGTATCAAGCAGAGGTTGTTTAAATATTATCTGGCATGGGATTCGGTTTACCCCGTCTTGGCCGTTGTGTTTCTGTTTTTTACCATGGCTCTGTATCTCAAGTCTCTCTTCATAGCAGTATTGTCTGTGCTAGCAACCACAGGCTCCCTCCTTACTTCTTATTTTTTATACAAGGTAGTATTCCGCCTGACATTCTTTCCCTTGCTCAATCTATCAGCTGCTCTCATTCTCCTTGGCAGCTGCTCCAATcaggtttttacctttgctgacTTCTGGACTCTGCAGCTATCTCAGAACCCCTCAGCCTCCCTGGAGAAGAGAGTAAACAGAGCAATGCAGGAAGTCGGATATTTGATTGTGGCGTCGGGTTTGACATCCAGCATTGCATTTTTCTCCGGTTATCTTAGCAGCATCACAGCAATTAGGTGTTTTTCTGTTTACCTGGGAACTGCATCTCTGATCAATTCACTCTCGGCATTAATGTGGCTGCCGTGCTCGTTCATCTTGCATGAGCGCTACACAGTGGCATCCTCCGCCTCTGTGGCAGTCCAGGGATGGAAGCCCTGCTGTTCCAAAAACCCTGGTGGCTTTTGGGATACGAGTGCATGGAGGCGATGTTTATTCACCATTGGGCGAAAGCTTAGGGGGTTAAAAATGGGATTAACTGACACCTCCAATCTGTTATTCCTCAAAATCCTGCCCTGCGGGGTGGTGAAGTTCAGATATATTTGGATGTGCTGGTTTGCTGCTCTTGCTGCCGGAGGGACATATATTTCTTGCATTGACCCTGGTATGAAGCTCCCCACCTTAGATAGCAGAGCCACTCAGCTATTCCGCTCAAGCCACCCGTTTGAGAGATATGACATTGAGTATCGCCACATGTTTATGTTTGAGAGGCAGAGAAACGGTGAGGATAAACTTGTCCCGGTAAAACTAGTTTGGGGCATCACGCCGAACGATAACGGGGACCACTTAAATCCAAGCAGCAACGGTACTTTGGTTCTCGACCCCGATTTTAATATTAGCAGTCCTGATGCTCAGGTTTGGTTGAGGGATTTATGTGGGAGGATTCAGAACCAAAGCTTTTATTCCCCTCCATCGTCAGTGGGTAAGGCTCTGGAAACAGATAATGTATGTCTGGTGGAGCAGCTGATACACTGGGTGTCTGCCAGGCGCTGCTCGGAGAGCGAGGACACTCTCCATTTTTGTTGTAATGATATCCCCTTTCCTTACCCACCCAACGTATTTGAGCAATGCCTCAGTAAGATGCTAGCAGAAAGGCATGCTGCGGGCCATCTGGCCACAAACGGAGGCCTGTATTTCCAACCAGATGGCAGAGTAGCTGCGCTCGTGTTGGCATTCAAAACCACATACCTCTACAGCTTCAACTTCAGCAGAACCAGTCTCCTCTACAGAGAGATTTTCTCGTGGTTTAACAGAGAGATATCAGGGGCACCGCAGGGGCTGGATAAAGGCTGGTTCATCAGTCAGTTTTCCCTTTTTGATCTGCAGCAGTCGCTAAGCTCAGAAACTCTTGTAGTAGCAGGTTTCTCAGTATCTCTCACATTCGCTTCCTTTCTCTTGACCACCTGGAATATTTTGTTGAGCATATATGGTACCGTGGCTGTAGGAGGCAGCGTATTCGTCACCGTTggacttctggttcttcttgaaTGGCAGTTGAGTGGCATTGAGGCTCTATTTATATCAGCAGCTGCAGGGCTGTCTGTTGACTTTATTGCTAACTACTGCATTTCCTACAGCTCAGCACCACACTCAGACAGAATTGGAAGGGTAGCACACTCCACCAAAAGGATGGGATGCCCAGTAGCAATAGGCTGCGGTGCTTTTTTCTGCATGGGGATCATTATGTTGCCTGCCACAGCCCTGCTTTTTAGAAAGTTGGGGATTTTCCTCTTTCTGGTCAAATGTGTAGCATGTGGATTTGCCACCTTCTTTTTCCAGTCGCTGTGCTGCTTCTTTGGGCCTCAGAAAGACTGTGGGAGGATAATGTTACCGTGTTTATCTGAGCAGGTCACCGACGGCGTGCTGTCCTGCTCGGCAGCGGAGCCTAATTCAAGCTCAGCCTCGGCTGCTAATGGGTCTTTTGGCAGATCCAGAGTCAGGAGGAGTTATGACAAAGATGCAAGTGGGTATCTTTATCCCAACCACCACCAGCGGCAGCAGAGACAGAAACATCTTGGAGTTGCAGGAGTGAGTTGTGGGCGGGGGCCTGAGCAGTATGAGCTCCAGCCGTTAGCCTATCGGCTCAGTGACAGCTTTGAGAACAGCACCTGCACCAGTAAGCTATCCAACCGCCCTTCAGTGCTCTCTGATGAGATTGAGTACTGTGGGAGAGATGCAGAAAGGAATTGCACTGAGGAGGACAGCGAGGAGATAGGTAGTCATCACCATAAAGTCTGTCACCCACCCCCAGCCCTCCAAACCTCCTCACCTTACAAAGAGAGCTCCCTGCAGCCCAAACGAGTCCCACAAGAGGACCTAACAAAGGACAGAATGCTGTGTAAGACTTGTAGGTGTGAATCTGGTGGAGTGAGGCAATGGAGGGGTGCCTCCTTCTCATCGACCCCTAGCATGGAGGAAACCATTATAAGCCAGACCTTGGAAAGCATTGACCAGCTTTCACTCTGCAATGAGGGCAACGCTTCAGAGAAGAGACACCATCATCAGCCCTACAAAGTAGCCATTGCATACCAGTCGCAGAGCTCTTGTGAGGGTCTGGAAGACTCCAACGAGACTTGTTTGAGTGACATAGAGCCAAGACCTTCCAGCGcacagcaaactgagggacaaGGAGAAGTTCAGTTACAACCAGGACACCTTAACGGGAAAAGAGGCACCCTTCGTCTCTCACTGAAAGAAACTGTTTATGAGACCTCCTTATCAGGATGTGGTAAGGGCCGAACCAGCCAGAGTGAGGAAATAGTCATCTTACCCAACAGTAAGCCTGACTTGCCAGACGTATGGATAAAAAGAGATGGACAAAGAGAAGATACATGCTGA
- the pkdccb gene encoding extracellular tyrosine-protein kinase PKDCC isoform X2, protein MPLMGNPLCAAALLAFVVISVLVSLLIGSLQHGSKAKSGYVSNGTLGEEFAPRHGELIYQLNERRKEIMPLLATAGQGSRGQPSASSLFPQQYQPPAADSDLGPRSELTDGSGLTGVDEMGCDSLVDVRAVDILGSGYTKLVVRVFLSEDQPAALKFVNEQGSDMEKCLQEFEDPRGCYELVSYKLKKEIVLLQRLQHPNIIKLRGHCMEDAGGGEEEGEGERGGGRVTAILEQGHPLQMIQLLQSPWEERFKVCLDLVRLLHFLSRSPLGSVALLDFQPRQFVTVSGELKLTDLDDATVEEPACQTDADCTLQFPHRHFSLPCSARGVCEGLNEKRNLYNAYRYFFTYLLPHQAPPGLTHLVDHIMNSTGELRADINQTLEAFEHILLLYKSGLHLDNLPPSILKGRHLASFYSGFSSLVPDGMSEVYLRKASPPETATV, encoded by the exons ATGCCCCTGATGGGCAACCCGCTATGTGCGGCCGCGCTCCTGGCTTTCGTGGTTATTTCCGTGCTGGTGTCGCTGCTGATTGGTAGTTTGCAGCATGGCTCTAAAGCCAAGTCGGGATACGTCTCCAATGGGACTCTTGGCGAGGAGTTTGCTCCGCGACACGGTGAGCTGATTTATCAGCTCAACGAGAGACGCAAAGAAATCATGCCGCTGCTCGCAACCGCCGGCCAGGGAAGCAGGGGACAGCCGTCGGCGTCTTCGCTTTTCCCGCAGCAGTACCAGCCACCAGCGGCAGACTCGGATCTCGGCCCGAGGAGCGAGCTTACGGATGGGTCCGGACTAACGGGCGTGGACGAGATGGGCTGTGATTCGCTGGTGGACGTGCGGGCGGTGGACATCCTCGGGTCTGGATATACGAAGCTGGTTGTCAGGGTGTTTCTAAGCGAGGATCAGCCCGCGGCGTTGAAGTTCGTGAACGAGCAGGGCAGCGACATGGAGAAGTGCCTGCAGGAATTCGAAGACCCCCGTGGCTGCTACGAGCTCGTCTCGTATAAACTGAAGAAGGAAATTGTCCTGTTGCAGAGGTTGCAGCATCCAAACATCATAAAG CTGAGAGGTCACTGTATGGAGGATGCAGGAGGAggggaagaagaaggagaaggagaaagaggtgGAGGGAGAGTCACGGCCATCCTGGAGCAGGGGCATCCACTCCAGATGATTCAGCTGCTGCAGAGCCCCTGGGAGGAGAGATTTAAG GTGTGTCTGGATCTAGTCAGGCTCCTGCACTTCCTCTCCCGCTCCCCCTTGGGCTCCGTGGCTCTTTTGGACTTCCAGCCGCGGCAGTTTGTGACGGTGTCCGGGGAGCTGAAGCTGACAGACCTGGACGACGCCACCGTGGAGGAGCCGGCCTGTCAGACAGATGCAGACTGCACGCTGCAGTTTCCCCACAGACACTTCTCCCTGCCCTGCTCGGCCCGGGGAGTGTGTGAGGGGCTGAACGAGAAAAGAAACCTCTACAACGCCTACAG GTATTTCTTCACCTACCTGCTGCCTCACCAGGCCCCGCCAGGCCTCACACACCTGGTAGACCACATCATGAACTCCACAG gggagcTAAGAGCTGACATCAACCAGACCCTGGAGGCCTTTGAACACATCCTCCTCCTCTATAAGTCTGGTCTGCACCTGGACAACCTGCCTCCATCAATACTCAAAG GACGCCACCTGGCCTCCTTCTACAGCGGCTTCAGCAGTCTCGTGCCTGATGGGATGTCCGAGGTGTATCTGAGGAAAGCCAGCCCCCCTGAGACGGCTACTGTGTGA